Below is a window of Mycobacterium dioxanotrophicus DNA.
ACGCCCACAACGACTTCATCTTCGCGATCATCGGCGAGGAACTCGGCCTGGTCGGTGCGGTCGGCCTGCTCGCCCTGTTCGGACTGTTCGCCTACACCGGTATGCGGATCGCGCGTCGTTCGGCCGACCCGTTCCTGCGGTTGCTCACGGCGACCACCACGCTGTGGCTGGTCGGCCAGATGTTCATCAACGTCGGGTACGTGGTCGGCCTCCTGCCGATCACCGGCCTACAGCTGCCACTGATATCGGCGGGTGGATCAGCCCAGGCCACAACGCTTTTGATGATGGGCCTGATCACCAACGCGGCCCGGCACGAGCCAGAGGCGGTCGCCGCGCTGCGCGCGGGCCGCGACGACCGGGTGAACCGGCTGCTGCGGCTACCGATGCCCGAGCCCTATGTCCCGACCCGGCTGGAATCGGCGCGGGACCGGTTGCGCACCCGCAAGGCCGCGTTGCCGGCCAAGGCCAAGGCCAAGCCGGCACGCAAGGCCGACCGCAAACCGGAGCGCAGGCCCGAGCGCAAACCCGACCGCAGAATGGACCGGCGCCCCGACCGCAAGGCGGTGGCCAACCGGCGCAAGCCGCAACCGGGCGATCGAACGGCGCGCCGGTCTGATCGCACCCGCGCCGACCAGCCGGTTGGGGCGGCATCGTCATCGGTCCGCTATGGTTCGGGCCAGCGGAACCAGGGCCGTCGGGCCCGAGCACTGGAAGGTCAGCGTTACGGGTGAGCGAGGCTTCTCGGGGCATGTCGGAACCCAGCGATCAGGCGATTTCCGTCGTCCTGGCCGGTGGCGGCACTGCCGGCCACGTCGAACCGGCGATGGCGGTGGCCGACGCGCTGCGCGCCCTCGACCCGAACGTCCGGATCACCGCGCTGGGGACCGCCCGCGGCCTGGAAACCCGGTTGGTGCCCGAGCGAGGCTATGACCTCGAACTGATCACGCCCGTGCCGCTGCCCCGTAAACCGTCGGGCGACTTGGCCCGGTTGCCGCTACGAGTCCGCACGGCGATCCGTCAGACCCGCGCGGTGCTGGCCGACGTCGACGCCGATGTGGTGGTGGGCTTCGGCGGCTACGTCGCGCTGCCCGCCTATCTGGCGGCCCGCGGCAGCAAGCTGACCCGGCGCCGGCGGGTGCCGGTGGTGATCCACGAGGCCAACGCGAGCGCCGGGTTGGCCAACCGGGTGGGCGCCCTTTCGGCGCGCCGGGTGCTCTCGGCGGTGCCCGATCCGGGCCTGCGCCGCGTCGAGGTGGTCGGGATGCCGGTCCGCGAGGCGATCACGTCGCTGGACCGGGCGGCGCTGCGGCAGGCTGCGCGCGCCCACTTCGGCTTCGCCGAGGACGCCAGGGTGCTGCTGGTGTTCGGCGGTTCCCAGGGTGCCCAGTCGATCAACCGGGCGGTGTCGGCGGCGGCCGACGAACTGGGTGCGGCAGGCATCTCGGTACTGCACGCGCACGGTCCCAAGAACACCCTCGATCTCCCGGAATCGCCTGGCGGGCAACGGCCGCCGTACCGCGCGGTGCCCTACCTGGACCGGATGGACCTGGCGTATGCGGCGGCCGACCTGGCCATCTGCCGCTCGGGCGCGATGACGGTGGCGGAGGTGACGGCTGTCGGGCTGCCCGCGGTGTACGTCCCACTGCCGATCGGCAACGGTGAACAGCGGCTCAATGCCCAGCCGGTGGTGGCCGCGGGCGGCGGGATACTCGTCGACGATGCCGATCTGAGCCCGCAATTCGTCGCCGACACGGTCGTCGGGCTGTTGACCGACGACACCAGGCTGGCACAGATGACGGCGGCCGCCTCGCTGTCGGGACATCGCGATGCCGCGCGCAGGGTGGCGCAGGTCGCCCTGGATGTGGCCCGCGACAGACGAAAGAAGCTGCAGTGAACGGCAATTCGCTACCCGCCGAGCTGCAGCGGGTGCACATGGTCGGCATCGGCGGAGCCGGCATGTCCGGCGTGGCCAGGATCCTGCTGGATCGCGGTGCCATGGTGTCGGGTTCGGACGCCAAGGAATCGCGCGGCGTGGTGGCGCTGCGGGCCCGCGGCGCGCAGATCCGCATCGGCCACGACGCGTCGTCGCTGGATCTGCTGCCCGGTGGCGCCACCGCGGTGGTCACCACCCACGCGGCGATCCCCAAGACCAACCCCGAGCTGGTCGAGGCCCGCCGCCGCGGGATTCCGGTGATCCTGCGCCCCGTGGTGCTGGCCAAGCTGATGGCCGGATACACCACGCTGATGGTGACCGGAACCCACGGCAAGACCACGACCACCTCGATGCTCATCGTGGCGTTGCAGCACAGCGGTTTCGACCCGTCCTTCGCCGTGGGCGGTGAGCTGGGCGAGGCCGGAACCAATGCGCATCACGGCAGTGGTCGCTGCTTCGTCGCCGAGGCCGACGAAAGCGACGGCTCGCTGCTGGAGTACACCCCGGACGTTGCCGTGGTGACCAACATCGAGGCCGACCACCTGGACTTCTTCGGCACCGAGGACGCCTACGTCGCGGTGTTCGACTCCTTCGTCGAGCGGATCGCGCCGGGCGGGACCCTTGTGGTGTGCACCGACGATCCGGGCGCCGCCGCCCTGGCCGACCGCACGGACGCACTCGGGATCCGGGTGTTGCGCTACGGCAGCACCGGCGGTGCGCACGCGAGGAGCGATGAAGTTTCTGCCCTGGCAGGCACGCTGCTCAGCTGGGACCAGCAGGGGACCGGCGCGGTGGCGCACATCCAACTCGCCGGCGAGCCGCATCCGCGGGCGATCCGGCTCGCGGTGCCCGGCCGGCACATGGCACTCAACGCGCTGGCGGCGGTGCTGGCCGCGGTGGCCGTCGGCGCACCCGCCGAGGCGGTCCTCGACGGGCTGGCCGGATTCGAGGGGGTGCGCCGGCGTTTCGAGCTGGTCGGCAGCACCGACGGCGTCCGGGTCTTCGACGACTACGCGCACCATCCCACCGAGGTGCGCGCCACCCTTGCAGCGGCCCGTTCGGTGGTGACGGCGACCGGCGGTCGGTTGATCGTCGCTTTCCAACCCCATTTGTATTCGCGCACAGCAACTTTCGCGGGTGATTTCGGTGCAGCCCTGGACGCCGCGGACCAGGTTTTCGTCCTCGACGTCTACGGCGCCCGGGAACAGCCGATCGCCGGGGTCAGTGGCGCAACGGTCGCAGGGCACGTCGGTGTCCCGGTGACCTATGTCCCGGATTTCTCGGCGGTGGCCGCCGAGGTCGCGGCCGCGGCCCGTCCCGGTGACGTGGTGATCACCATGGGCGCCGGCGATGTCACCATGCTGGGCAGCGAGATTCTCACCGAGTTGCAGATCAAGTCGAACCGCAGCGCGCCGCCCCGGCGCGACGGACAGGGCACGCCGTGACCGGACCTGATCCGGAAACGGCCGACGCCGTCGAGGAACAGGGACCCGCACAGGCCGGGCCGGATGAGGCCGAATCGCCACCGGTTGGGGCGGAGTCGCAGCCCGAGGCGGCGGGGCCCGACTTGCCGCCTGCGGCGGCCGGGGCCGACTTGCCGCCTGCGGCGGCGGAAGATTACGAGGGTCCACGCCGACGCGCGCGACGCGAACGCGAGGAGCGGCGCGCGGCCCGCGATCGCGCGATAGCCATCGAACAAGCCCGCCGGGAAGCCAAGCGCCGGGTGGTTGGGTCCGCCGGTGAATCGGTGAAAGTGCCTGCCTCGGGCGCGATTCGGGGCGTCAAGGTGTTGTTGTGGACGGCGCTGGCGAGCGTGGTGGCCGTCGCGATCGGGCTCTTGCTGTACTTCACACCGATCATGTCGGCCCGCGATGTGGTGGTGGCCGGGCTCTCGACAGTGAGCCGCGAAGAGGTACTTG
It encodes the following:
- the murG gene encoding undecaprenyldiphospho-muramoylpentapeptide beta-N-acetylglucosaminyltransferase, producing the protein MSEPSDQAISVVLAGGGTAGHVEPAMAVADALRALDPNVRITALGTARGLETRLVPERGYDLELITPVPLPRKPSGDLARLPLRVRTAIRQTRAVLADVDADVVVGFGGYVALPAYLAARGSKLTRRRRVPVVIHEANASAGLANRVGALSARRVLSAVPDPGLRRVEVVGMPVREAITSLDRAALRQAARAHFGFAEDARVLLVFGGSQGAQSINRAVSAAADELGAAGISVLHAHGPKNTLDLPESPGGQRPPYRAVPYLDRMDLAYAAADLAICRSGAMTVAEVTAVGLPAVYVPLPIGNGEQRLNAQPVVAAGGGILVDDADLSPQFVADTVVGLLTDDTRLAQMTAAASLSGHRDAARRVAQVALDVARDRRKKLQ
- the murC gene encoding UDP-N-acetylmuramate--L-alanine ligase; translated protein: MVGIGGAGMSGVARILLDRGAMVSGSDAKESRGVVALRARGAQIRIGHDASSLDLLPGGATAVVTTHAAIPKTNPELVEARRRGIPVILRPVVLAKLMAGYTTLMVTGTHGKTTTTSMLIVALQHSGFDPSFAVGGELGEAGTNAHHGSGRCFVAEADESDGSLLEYTPDVAVVTNIEADHLDFFGTEDAYVAVFDSFVERIAPGGTLVVCTDDPGAAALADRTDALGIRVLRYGSTGGAHARSDEVSALAGTLLSWDQQGTGAVAHIQLAGEPHPRAIRLAVPGRHMALNALAAVLAAVAVGAPAEAVLDGLAGFEGVRRRFELVGSTDGVRVFDDYAHHPTEVRATLAAARSVVTATGGRLIVAFQPHLYSRTATFAGDFGAALDAADQVFVLDVYGAREQPIAGVSGATVAGHVGVPVTYVPDFSAVAAEVAAAARPGDVVITMGAGDVTMLGSEILTELQIKSNRSAPPRRDGQGTP